Proteins from a single region of Mucilaginibacter daejeonensis:
- a CDS encoding DoxX family protein, producing the protein MALALGFLPSGFVKIMGERFTSLSVNHPMGHYLEALSYTGYYYTFIGVAQMTAAILLLIPRTATLGALLYLPIITNICVLSLAVRFDGSLVSSPLMLLANLFLICWDYYKLRPIFARQWPEPLDLSVNDRHFPFKFFGGVLVTMVTVIMLLTQIYDIKPRNTYADCQLQCRGDKDTKACRIFCEDIHLKGERLDHSLDKYERSVKK; encoded by the coding sequence GTGGCCCTAGCATTAGGCTTCTTACCCTCAGGTTTTGTCAAGATCATGGGCGAGCGATTCACGTCACTATCAGTGAACCACCCCATGGGGCATTATCTCGAAGCGTTGAGTTATACCGGATATTATTACACCTTCATCGGCGTAGCTCAAATGACCGCAGCCATCTTGCTACTCATACCGCGCACGGCCACGCTGGGTGCCTTGTTGTACCTGCCGATCATTACCAATATCTGCGTACTGTCGTTGGCCGTCAGGTTCGATGGTTCGCTCGTCTCGTCGCCTTTGATGTTGTTAGCTAACCTTTTCCTCATTTGCTGGGACTATTATAAATTAAGGCCGATCTTTGCACGTCAGTGGCCTGAGCCTTTAGATCTCAGTGTTAACGACCGGCATTTCCCATTCAAATTCTTTGGAGGGGTACTGGTAACCATGGTGACGGTCATTATGCTGCTCACACAGATCTATGATATCAAGCCGCGCAACACTTATGCCGATTGTCAGCTACAGTGCCGTGGTGATAAGGACACGAAGGCCTGCCGAATATTTTGCGAGGATATTCACCTAAAAGGCGAGCGGCTGGATCATTCGCTTGACAAGTATGAACGTTCGGTGAAGAAGTAA
- a CDS encoding alpha/beta hydrolase yields the protein MLPALASAQTITGIRYKDHVFAKVTELKDQRYDNGQDKKDKAHLFDLYTPEGDTHTGRPLIIWMHGGGFKFGSKDAKGVELWSRDFAQRGYVAVSLNYTLSKKFPIFNFDELLRSAYFAVQDLHEAVAYFKKNHTRYGIDPDQIFLAGNSAGGMIALQAAFVSNATLAKFVNLPDTVAGAKITTIPKAAGVINFWGGIFDLNWLKNSRTPVFTVHGSTDGTLSPTHKDAPLYGSIDIHQKADEIGLPNGIKIFEGYSHELQKHFNPVFGVGKGTKQRWMEASDLAAKFMYQQVLSKK from the coding sequence ATGCTACCTGCCCTGGCATCAGCCCAAACCATTACCGGGATACGGTATAAGGATCACGTATTCGCTAAGGTGACCGAGCTAAAGGATCAGCGTTATGATAATGGCCAGGATAAAAAGGACAAGGCACACCTGTTCGACCTGTACACACCGGAGGGCGACACGCATACTGGCAGGCCGCTGATCATTTGGATGCACGGCGGTGGGTTCAAGTTCGGATCAAAGGATGCTAAAGGCGTTGAGCTATGGAGCCGTGATTTTGCCCAACGCGGCTATGTGGCGGTGTCGCTTAATTACACTCTGAGTAAAAAGTTCCCGATATTCAATTTTGATGAGTTGCTACGCAGTGCCTACTTTGCCGTGCAAGACCTGCATGAAGCGGTGGCCTACTTTAAAAAGAACCATACCCGCTATGGAATCGACCCTGACCAGATATTTTTGGCCGGTAACTCTGCCGGTGGAATGATCGCTTTGCAGGCGGCGTTCGTGAGCAATGCTACGCTGGCCAAATTTGTGAACCTGCCGGACACTGTTGCCGGGGCCAAGATCACCACCATACCTAAAGCAGCGGGTGTGATCAACTTTTGGGGTGGCATATTCGACCTTAACTGGTTAAAGAATAGCCGTACACCGGTGTTCACCGTTCATGGCAGTACCGATGGTACCTTGTCGCCTACGCATAAAGATGCGCCATTGTACGGCAGTATCGACATCCACCAAAAAGCTGATGAGATAGGTCTGCCCAATGGCATCAAGATATTTGAGGGCTATTCGCACGAGTTACAAAAGCATTTTAACCCGGTCTTTGGCGTAGGCAAAGGCACCAAGCAGCGTTGGATGGAAGCATCGGACCTGGCGGCCAAGTTCATGTACCAGCAGGTGCTGAGCAAAAAATAG